In Paenibacillus sp. G2S3, a single window of DNA contains:
- a CDS encoding MarR family transcriptional regulator, translating to MDKILNNDLIANWLTLTHIQMNVTNELEVNLQANHDLSLKEFYLLLFLSEAPEKKLKLQKLESMVGLSQSAVSRLVSRFEAKGCGALERKACDSDRRSIYTSLTSIGEAKLIRAQETFKDTLMTSFPEKDVEQLLAQMLRMKQQS from the coding sequence ATGGACAAAATTCTTAACAATGACCTTATTGCGAATTGGTTGACGTTAACACATATACAAATGAATGTGACGAATGAATTAGAAGTTAATTTGCAAGCGAATCATGATTTATCTTTAAAAGAGTTCTACTTGTTATTATTCTTGTCGGAGGCCCCAGAGAAAAAACTGAAATTGCAGAAACTCGAATCCATGGTTGGTTTAAGCCAAAGTGCGGTTTCACGGCTAGTTAGTCGTTTTGAAGCCAAGGGCTGTGGAGCTTTAGAGAGAAAAGCATGCGATAGTGATCGCAGAAGTATTTATACCTCCCTAACCTCCATAGGTGAAGCAAAGCTCATCCGTGCACAAGAAACCTTTAAAGACACGCTAATGACGTCATTCCCGGAAAAAGATGTGGAACAGCTTCTAGCGCAAATGCTTCGTATGAAGCAACAATCTTGA
- a CDS encoding HupE/UreJ family protein: MSARNIRSNVFKSLIFIAILLISFTSSHLTASAHPLSASYTTVTFNKDKTDFSFSLDVISIIESMDNIDTNGNGILEENEIETNRHRLEEWIEDSVILEMNDQQQAPELQDLFLDKKGDKEVVTWNFTYPAFEPGQTIAINDGLYSQATSSPYVNLITAHNGDQTSETVLQGKERTWTMLLTEDQQEQQLTSSTNSSSSGNSGSSSDWFSFFKLGMNHILTGYDHLLFLFALLLRKQTLKQYAAIITAFTLAHSITLTLAVLGWISLPSRVVESVIALSICYVALENIFRKKIRFRALITFLFGLIHGIGFADILQEMNLPKAHLAVDLVSFNVGIEFIQLCIVIVLLPVLIFLQKRNFYKPVVAYGSWLITALGAFWLVERLFF, from the coding sequence TTGTCAGCTCGCAATATCCGCTCCAACGTATTTAAATCTTTGATCTTCATCGCAATTCTTCTTATCTCTTTCACTTCTTCTCACCTAACTGCTTCAGCCCATCCTCTAAGTGCCAGTTATACCACTGTTACTTTTAATAAGGACAAGACTGATTTTTCATTTTCACTGGATGTTATCTCGATTATTGAAAGTATGGATAACATAGATACCAACGGAAATGGAATTCTGGAAGAGAATGAAATCGAGACCAATAGACATCGTTTAGAAGAATGGATCGAAGATAGTGTCATTTTGGAAATGAATGATCAACAACAAGCTCCCGAGCTTCAAGACCTATTCCTTGATAAAAAAGGGGATAAAGAAGTAGTGACTTGGAATTTTACATATCCAGCCTTTGAGCCTGGACAAACCATCGCAATCAATGATGGCTTATATTCACAAGCTACAAGTTCACCGTATGTCAATTTAATTACTGCACATAACGGCGATCAGACTAGCGAAACCGTACTGCAAGGAAAAGAGCGCACGTGGACCATGCTTCTAACGGAGGATCAACAGGAGCAGCAATTAACATCATCTACCAATTCGTCTTCATCAGGTAATTCTGGGTCCTCATCCGATTGGTTTTCTTTTTTTAAACTGGGAATGAACCATATTCTTACCGGCTATGATCACCTATTATTCCTGTTCGCTCTATTATTAAGAAAACAAACGCTTAAACAATATGCTGCAATTATCACGGCTTTCACTTTAGCACATAGCATTACGTTGACACTCGCAGTCCTTGGCTGGATCTCCTTGCCTTCACGAGTTGTTGAATCTGTAATTGCACTCAGTATTTGCTACGTTGCACTGGAGAATATTTTCCGTAAAAAGATACGATTCCGCGCACTCATAACTTTCCTGTTCGGACTCATTCATGGTATTGGCTTTGCGGATATTCTTCAAGAAATGAACTTGCCAAAAGCACATTTGGCTGTAGATCTGGTGAGCTTTAATGTAGGAATTGAATTTATCCAATTATGTATTGTTATTGTTTTGCTTCCGGTGCTTATTTTTCTCCAAAAAAGAAACTTCTACAAGCCCGTCGTTGCCTATGGTTCTTGGTTAATTACTGCACTTGGCGCCTTTTGGCTAGTGGAGAGATTGTTCTTCTAG